In the genome of Candidatus Microbacterium phytovorans, one region contains:
- a CDS encoding metal-sensitive transcriptional regulator, which yields MTMTDADAQKRILNRLRRARGQLDAVIAAVENERPCREIVTQLSAVSSALDRAGFAIVSTAMKDCISDPDAALENDGITTEELEKLFLMLA from the coding sequence ATGACCATGACAGACGCCGACGCACAGAAGCGCATCCTCAACCGCCTGCGCCGCGCGCGGGGACAGCTCGATGCCGTCATCGCCGCCGTAGAGAACGAACGCCCCTGCCGGGAGATCGTGACGCAGCTCTCCGCGGTGTCCAGCGCCCTCGACCGCGCCGGGTTCGCCATCGTCTCGACCGCGATGAAGGACTGCATCAGCGACCCCGACGCCGCACTCGAGAACGACGGCATCACGACGGAGGAGCTCGAGAAGCTCTTCCTCATGCTCGCCTGA
- a CDS encoding FAD-dependent oxidoreductase gives MRIVVVGGVAGGMSCAARARRLDESAEIIVLERGAHVSFANCGLPYFVGGEITDEQKLLVQTPASLRAALALDVRTGSDVVAVDTDARQVTVRTADGESALSYDALVLSPGATALRPPLPGLDSPRVRTLRTVDDAVALRDRVHDGARRAVVLGAGFIGLEAAEALAGQGLEVTVVELAAHVLPPLETELASLVAQELGRLGIDVQAGVGAAAVETGDDADTVVLTDGTRIPADLIVLSVGVRPDTAPFEAAGIACERGAIVVDAHGRTSAAGVWAVGDATVSVDAVTGIRRPVALAGPANRAGRLVADDILRPGLARAVPRPVGTAIVRVGELAAALTGANRSSLDAAGIPYRTHHLHPNQHAGYFPGATQIHLVVHVRTDDGLLLGAQAVGTEGVDKRIDVLATALRAGMTVTDLIDLDLAYAPPYGQAKDAVNLTGMVGENVLSGALALWYAEELDDLTGRALILDVRTAAEYATGAIPGSLHIPHTELRERLDEVREAAAGRPVRVTCQSGVRSAIAHRVLTQAGFDSASLSGGMLTLRAWLGERQSDVLTAPSVPQDA, from the coding sequence ATGAGGATCGTCGTCGTCGGCGGGGTCGCCGGAGGAATGAGCTGCGCGGCACGCGCGCGCCGTCTCGACGAGAGCGCGGAGATCATCGTGCTCGAGCGCGGCGCCCACGTCTCGTTCGCGAACTGCGGTCTGCCGTACTTCGTCGGCGGTGAGATCACCGACGAGCAGAAGCTCCTCGTCCAGACGCCCGCCTCGCTGCGGGCCGCGCTCGCGCTCGACGTGCGCACGGGAAGCGACGTCGTGGCGGTCGACACCGACGCGAGGCAGGTAACGGTGCGCACGGCCGACGGCGAGAGCGCGCTCTCCTACGACGCCCTCGTCCTCTCCCCCGGCGCGACCGCTCTCCGCCCGCCCCTCCCGGGACTCGACTCCCCCCGCGTCCGCACCCTCCGCACGGTGGACGACGCCGTCGCCCTCCGCGACCGTGTGCACGACGGCGCACGGCGCGCCGTCGTGCTCGGCGCCGGCTTCATCGGCCTGGAAGCGGCCGAGGCGCTCGCGGGCCAGGGCCTCGAGGTGACGGTCGTCGAGCTGGCGGCCCACGTGCTGCCGCCGCTGGAGACCGAGCTCGCCTCCCTCGTCGCGCAGGAACTCGGGCGGCTCGGCATCGACGTGCAGGCGGGCGTCGGCGCCGCCGCGGTCGAGACCGGTGACGATGCCGACACGGTCGTCCTCACCGACGGCACCCGCATCCCCGCCGACCTCATCGTGCTCTCGGTGGGCGTCCGCCCCGACACGGCACCGTTCGAGGCTGCCGGCATCGCGTGCGAACGCGGTGCGATCGTCGTCGACGCCCACGGCCGCACCTCCGCGGCGGGCGTGTGGGCGGTCGGCGACGCCACCGTCTCGGTCGACGCGGTCACCGGCATCCGTCGTCCCGTCGCCCTCGCCGGACCGGCGAACCGGGCGGGACGTCTCGTCGCCGACGACATCCTTCGACCCGGCTTGGCCCGCGCGGTGCCCCGCCCGGTCGGCACCGCGATCGTGCGGGTCGGCGAGCTCGCCGCAGCGCTCACGGGCGCGAACCGTTCCTCGCTCGACGCCGCCGGCATCCCGTACCGCACGCACCACCTGCACCCGAACCAGCACGCGGGGTACTTCCCCGGCGCGACACAGATCCACCTCGTCGTGCACGTCCGCACCGACGACGGACTTCTCCTCGGGGCACAGGCGGTGGGCACCGAAGGTGTCGACAAGCGCATCGACGTGCTCGCGACGGCGCTCCGCGCGGGGATGACCGTCACCGACCTCATCGACCTCGACCTCGCCTACGCGCCGCCCTACGGACAGGCCAAGGATGCCGTCAACCTCACGGGCATGGTCGGCGAGAACGTGCTGTCGGGGGCGCTCGCCCTCTGGTACGCCGAGGAGCTCGACGACCTGACGGGCCGCGCGCTGATCCTCGACGTCCGCACTGCGGCCGAGTACGCCACCGGCGCGATCCCCGGGTCGCTGCACATCCCTCACACGGAGCTGCGCGAGCGCCTCGACGAGGTGCGCGAGGCGGCGGCGGGTCGTCCTGTCCGGGTCACGTGCCAGTCGGGGGTGCGTTCGGCGATCGCCCACCGCGTGCTCACGCAAGCGGGGTTCGACTCCGCGTCGCTCTCCGGAGGCATGCTCACCCTTCGCGCGTGGCTCGGCGAGCGCCAGTCCGACGTGCTCACCGCACCTTCCGTGCCGCAGGATGCCTGA
- a CDS encoding MFS transporter: MSIGEWVAPRRLGRDFRWLLSASWTSNVGDGIALAASPLLIASMTDSPVLVASGAVLQFLPWLLFGLHAGAIADRVDRRVLIMVANGIRALVLVALCAFLVTGVATIWIVLVVAFVYGCAEVFVDTTSSTLLPMMVKKKDLGIGNARLQAGFLVANQFGGPPLGAFLFALGSFWPFVAQAVCVALAVVLISRIATTRVPKKDADVPRTAVHTDILEGMRWLWRNPPVRTLVIIILTFNITWAAPWGVLVLYATDYLQMGPVGYGALTTASAIGGLLSTLSFGWLERRFSFRFLMRVCLSAEVLMHLAFALTTSGAVAFVIMFAFGAYAFVWGTISTTVRQRLVPHELQGRIASVNMVGVFGGLVIGQALGGVIAQVWGLTAPWWFAFVGAALTLLLVWRPIAHIAAARPTEDEDDAAAT; encoded by the coding sequence GTGAGCATCGGAGAGTGGGTCGCGCCGCGGCGACTGGGACGAGACTTCCGGTGGCTGCTCTCCGCGTCCTGGACCAGTAACGTCGGCGACGGGATCGCGCTCGCCGCCTCGCCGCTGCTCATCGCGTCGATGACCGACTCGCCGGTGCTCGTGGCATCCGGGGCCGTGCTGCAGTTCCTGCCGTGGCTCCTGTTCGGACTGCACGCCGGCGCGATCGCCGACCGAGTCGACCGACGCGTGCTGATCATGGTGGCCAACGGCATCCGGGCCCTCGTGCTCGTGGCGCTGTGCGCGTTCCTCGTGACGGGTGTCGCCACCATCTGGATCGTGCTCGTCGTGGCGTTCGTCTACGGCTGCGCGGAGGTGTTCGTCGACACGACCAGCAGCACCCTCCTGCCGATGATGGTGAAGAAGAAGGACCTCGGGATCGGCAACGCGCGCCTTCAGGCGGGGTTCCTCGTCGCGAACCAGTTCGGCGGGCCGCCGCTGGGAGCCTTCCTCTTCGCGCTCGGGTCGTTCTGGCCGTTCGTCGCGCAAGCGGTGTGCGTCGCGCTGGCCGTCGTCCTGATATCTCGAATCGCGACCACGCGGGTGCCGAAGAAGGACGCCGACGTCCCGCGCACCGCCGTGCACACCGACATCCTCGAGGGCATGCGCTGGCTCTGGCGCAACCCGCCCGTGCGCACCCTCGTGATCATCATCCTGACGTTCAACATCACGTGGGCCGCGCCCTGGGGCGTGCTCGTGCTGTACGCGACCGACTACCTGCAGATGGGGCCGGTCGGCTACGGCGCCCTGACGACGGCATCGGCGATCGGCGGCCTGCTGTCGACGTTGAGCTTCGGCTGGCTCGAACGCCGCTTCTCGTTCCGCTTCCTCATGCGCGTCTGCCTGAGTGCGGAAGTGCTCATGCACCTCGCCTTCGCCCTCACGACGTCGGGCGCGGTCGCGTTCGTCATCATGTTCGCCTTCGGCGCGTACGCGTTCGTGTGGGGAACCATCTCCACGACAGTGCGTCAGCGCCTCGTGCCCCACGAGCTCCAGGGACGCATCGCGTCGGTCAACATGGTCGGGGTGTTCGGCGGCCTCGTGATCGGTCAGGCGCTCGGTGGCGTGATCGCGCAGGTGTGGGGTCTCACCGCGCCCTGGTGGTTCGCCTTCGTCGGGGCGGCCCTCACCCTGCTCCTCGTGTGGCGTCCGATCGCGCACATCGCCGCCGCGCGTCCTACCGAAGACGAGGACGACGCGGCGGCGACGTGA
- a CDS encoding MerR family DNA-binding transcriptional regulator, whose protein sequence is MYTIGEFAALGRVSVRMLRHYDAIGLLAPAQVDARTGYRLYAIDQLPLLLRIAELRELGVGLERIAVLAGAEDPDAALRSVLVERHRDLVASVTEDRQRIARIERRLRLLEGTTMSDVIYTSLSPVTVYAAHGVAQGMGNENIGPLIGPLIGRLDAALEAAGRPLIEPGIFWYDAQNEDGVGVHVSYVAEAEPVAGEGYDVVELPAFETAATLQHRGDMSGIGEAWSRLMEQIVADGYQVIGACREVYLEADGHEPGPDWLTELQAPVARV, encoded by the coding sequence ATGTACACCATCGGAGAGTTCGCCGCCCTGGGACGGGTGAGCGTGCGGATGCTGCGTCACTACGACGCCATCGGCCTGCTCGCACCGGCGCAGGTCGACGCGCGCACCGGCTACCGCCTCTATGCGATCGACCAGCTGCCGCTGCTGCTGCGCATCGCGGAGTTGCGGGAGTTGGGCGTCGGGCTGGAACGTATCGCGGTGCTCGCCGGGGCGGAAGACCCGGATGCCGCGCTGCGTTCCGTGCTGGTCGAGCGCCACCGCGACCTCGTGGCATCCGTCACCGAGGACCGGCAGCGCATCGCCCGGATCGAGCGGCGTCTTCGCCTTCTGGAAGGAACCACCATGTCGGATGTCATCTACACCTCCCTCTCCCCCGTCACCGTCTACGCCGCGCACGGCGTCGCGCAGGGGATGGGCAACGAGAACATCGGTCCGCTGATCGGCCCGCTGATCGGGCGGCTCGATGCGGCGCTGGAGGCCGCGGGGCGCCCGCTGATCGAGCCCGGCATCTTCTGGTACGACGCGCAGAACGAGGACGGCGTCGGCGTGCACGTGTCCTACGTCGCGGAGGCCGAGCCGGTGGCCGGCGAGGGTTACGACGTCGTCGAGCTGCCGGCGTTCGAGACAGCAGCGACCCTGCAGCATCGCGGCGACATGAGCGGCATCGGCGAGGCGTGGTCACGACTCATGGAGCAGATCGTCGCCGACGGCTACCAGGTCATCGGCGCCTGCCGCGAGGTGTACCTGGAGGCCGACGGCCACGAGCCCGGGCCCGACTGGCTCACCGAGCTGCAGGCACCCGTCGCGCGCGTCTGA
- the nrdI gene encoding class Ib ribonucleoside-diphosphate reductase assembly flavoprotein NrdI, with the protein MAKVPLYYYSSSSNLTGRFAESLARTDARPVFNLADPKVRRTEATGPWVLLTPSYKAGNANEVTLPAGVRSFLKSPMNRRRLIGIIGSGNRNFGIYYQAAARRLAQRSGRPILFEFELSGTREDVERCAAIMAELDAALNAI; encoded by the coding sequence ATGGCGAAGGTTCCGCTCTACTACTACTCGTCCTCATCGAATCTGACCGGGCGGTTCGCGGAGAGCCTGGCGCGCACCGACGCGCGCCCCGTGTTCAATCTCGCCGACCCGAAAGTGCGTCGCACCGAAGCTACCGGACCGTGGGTGCTCCTGACGCCGTCATACAAGGCCGGCAACGCGAACGAGGTGACGCTGCCCGCGGGAGTGCGGAGCTTCCTGAAGTCGCCGATGAATCGCCGGCGACTTATCGGGATCATCGGATCCGGCAACCGGAACTTCGGCATCTACTACCAGGCGGCGGCGCGGCGCCTCGCTCAGCGGTCGGGCCGACCGATCCTGTTCGAGTTCGAACTGTCGGGCACGAGAGAAGACGTCGAGCGGTGCGCAGCCATCATGGCGGAACTGGATGCCGCGCTGAACGCCATTTGA